One region of Chryseobacterium sp. SORGH_AS_0447 genomic DNA includes:
- the pheT gene encoding phenylalanine--tRNA ligase subunit beta, which yields MKISNNWLKDYIKTELKTERIGEFLTDIGLEVEGIEKFESIKGSLEGVVVGKVLTCEKHPNADKLKKTTVDVGNGKVLHIVCGAPNVEAGQTVPVAVVGTKIYDKTGNFFEIKEAKIRGEVSQGMICAEDELGLSDDHGGIMVLDEEKYEVGKNFADYFELTTDEVLEIGLTPNRTDAMSHYGVARDLHAYLATNKQNAEFEKVSSVVLNNEGSHDFTLEVEDAELCPRYIGAVIENVQVADSPSWLKDRLKAIGLSPINNVVDITNYILHGYGQPLHAFDADKISGKKVKVGTVKEGTKFKTLDGVERTLNGSEIIIKDGEDHPMCIAGVFGGADSGVSAETKTIFLESAYFNPVAVRKGAKFHGLNTDASFRFERGVDPNITRTAITHAIKLIQELAEGKLVGDLLEEYPKKIEDHYVIIRFSKIEQILGTKIHREKVKEILKALEIQVLNEIQNGYEISVPAYRADVTREIDVIEEILRIYGYNKIDAPQKISFTPVKLSAQDQDELENNWARTLQSLGFNEVMNNSLTSVKDETDAVKLLNPLSNDLAFMRKSLLEGLLQNAIYNINRKNQDIKFFEFGKIYHKREKYEERKQLAILVSGREVAENWLQPKSATSFYNLKAYVKVLLEKLAIDYKETALSDERFSDALAYEAEGKTLVRIGKIAPQMLKDFDIDQECFYAEIELEFAQQLRSKNELKFKDIPKFNKIRRDLALLLDKTVNYQDLYQAAKKNKSPYIKNINLFDVYEGKNLPEGKKSYAMSFELLNEEKTLEEKEIAAVMDSLVKSFQKEFNAELRG from the coding sequence ATGAAAATATCAAACAACTGGCTTAAAGACTACATCAAAACGGAATTGAAAACGGAGAGAATCGGTGAGTTCCTTACAGATATTGGTCTGGAAGTTGAAGGGATAGAAAAATTTGAAAGCATAAAAGGCAGCCTGGAAGGAGTGGTCGTAGGTAAGGTTCTTACCTGTGAAAAACATCCGAATGCAGACAAACTGAAAAAAACAACGGTAGATGTAGGCAACGGAAAAGTGCTGCACATCGTTTGCGGAGCGCCGAACGTGGAAGCGGGGCAAACGGTTCCTGTAGCAGTAGTCGGAACAAAAATCTATGATAAAACCGGAAACTTTTTTGAAATCAAGGAAGCCAAGATCAGAGGGGAAGTTTCCCAGGGAATGATCTGCGCGGAAGATGAGTTGGGGCTTAGTGACGATCACGGAGGGATCATGGTGCTGGATGAAGAAAAGTATGAAGTTGGTAAGAATTTCGCGGATTATTTTGAATTGACAACCGACGAGGTGCTGGAAATCGGATTAACACCGAACAGAACCGATGCCATGTCTCATTACGGGGTGGCAAGAGATCTTCATGCTTACCTGGCTACCAATAAGCAGAATGCGGAATTTGAGAAAGTATCTTCTGTTGTTTTAAACAACGAAGGCTCCCACGATTTTACACTGGAAGTAGAAGATGCGGAATTGTGCCCAAGATACATTGGAGCGGTGATTGAAAATGTACAGGTTGCAGATTCACCTTCATGGCTGAAAGACCGTCTTAAAGCCATCGGCTTAAGCCCGATCAATAATGTTGTCGATATTACCAACTATATCCTGCACGGTTATGGACAGCCGCTTCACGCTTTTGATGCCGATAAAATTTCCGGTAAGAAAGTAAAAGTAGGAACCGTAAAGGAAGGAACAAAATTCAAAACACTGGATGGCGTGGAAAGAACGCTGAACGGTTCGGAAATCATCATTAAAGACGGTGAAGACCATCCGATGTGCATTGCCGGAGTTTTCGGAGGTGCCGATTCAGGGGTTTCTGCTGAAACAAAGACCATCTTCCTGGAAAGTGCTTACTTCAACCCGGTAGCGGTACGAAAAGGCGCAAAATTCCACGGGCTGAATACGGATGCTTCTTTCAGATTCGAAAGGGGAGTGGATCCGAATATTACAAGAACGGCTATTACTCATGCGATTAAGCTGATTCAGGAGCTTGCTGAAGGAAAGCTCGTAGGAGACTTGCTGGAAGAATATCCTAAGAAAATTGAAGATCATTACGTAATCATCAGATTCTCAAAGATCGAACAGATTTTAGGAACAAAAATTCACAGAGAAAAAGTAAAAGAAATTCTGAAAGCACTTGAAATCCAGGTGCTGAACGAAATTCAGAACGGATATGAGATCTCGGTTCCGGCTTACAGGGCAGATGTAACCAGAGAAATCGACGTTATTGAGGAGATTTTAAGAATCTACGGTTATAATAAGATCGATGCGCCGCAGAAAATATCTTTCACCCCGGTGAAACTTAGCGCACAGGATCAGGACGAGCTGGAAAACAACTGGGCCAGAACTTTACAGAGCCTTGGTTTTAACGAAGTAATGAACAATTCATTAACTTCCGTGAAGGATGAAACAGATGCCGTAAAATTGCTGAACCCATTGAGCAATGATCTTGCATTCATGAGAAAGTCTTTGTTGGAAGGGCTTTTGCAGAATGCGATCTATAACATCAACCGGAAAAACCAGGATATTAAGTTCTTCGAATTCGGGAAAATTTATCATAAAAGAGAAAAATACGAGGAAAGAAAACAACTCGCGATCCTTGTTTCCGGAAGAGAAGTCGCTGAAAACTGGCTGCAGCCGAAATCGGCAACAAGCTTCTACAACCTGAAAGCTTATGTAAAAGTATTGCTGGAAAAATTGGCAATCGATTATAAGGAAACGGCTTTATCCGACGAAAGATTCTCCGATGCATTGGCTTATGAAGCAGAAGGAAAAACATTGGTAAGAATCGGGAAAATAGCGCCTCAGATGCTGAAAGATTTTGATATCGACCAGGAATGTTTCTATGCGGAAATCGAACTGGAATTCGCTCAGCAATTGCGTTCCAAAAACGAGTTGAAATTTAAGGATATTCCGAAGTTTAACAAGATCAGAAGAGATCTGGCATTGCTGCTTGACAAAACGGTAAATTACCAGGATCTTTATCAGGCTGCCAAAAAGAACAAATCGCCTTACATCAAGAACATCAACCTGTTTGACGTTTACGAAGGCAAAAATCTTCCTGAAGGCAAAAAGTCTTACGCAATGAGCTTCGAGCTTCTAAACGAAGAAAAGACGCTGGAGGAAAAAGAAATCGCTGCTGTAATGGACTCGCTGGTGAAGTCTTTCCAGAAAGAATTTAATGCAGAATTGAGAGGGTAA
- a CDS encoding protein-L-isoaspartate(D-aspartate) O-methyltransferase has protein sequence MQDSFVHKGKRKILVDYLRNRIGISDEHVLAAMNEVPRHLFIESIFEDFAYEDRAFPILAHQTISHPSTVAEQSELLQVRPGEKVLEIGTGCGYQTAVLLAMKAHVYTVERQKDLFDFSKKKLREMNLYPKFQSFGDGFAGLPTFAPFDKIIVTCGASVLPTELLKQLKVGGKMVIPLGPTDEQVLYRFTKASPTEFEKEEFGAYKFVPMLGNTNQ, from the coding sequence ATGCAAGATTCATTTGTACATAAAGGAAAGAGAAAGATTTTAGTAGATTATCTCAGGAACAGGATCGGAATTTCCGACGAGCACGTGCTTGCTGCTATGAATGAAGTTCCCAGACACCTTTTTATCGAAAGTATTTTTGAAGATTTTGCCTACGAGGACCGGGCATTTCCTATTCTGGCGCACCAGACGATTTCCCATCCTTCTACAGTGGCCGAACAGTCTGAGCTTCTGCAGGTAAGGCCGGGTGAAAAAGTATTGGAGATCGGGACCGGATGCGGTTACCAGACTGCTGTTTTACTCGCTATGAAAGCCCACGTTTATACTGTTGAGCGGCAAAAAGACCTTTTTGATTTCTCAAAGAAAAAACTTCGCGAAATGAATCTGTATCCTAAATTCCAGAGTTTCGGAGACGGTTTTGCGGGACTTCCGACCTTTGCACCTTTCGATAAAATTATTGTCACCTGCGGAGCTTCCGTATTGCCGACGGAATTATTAAAACAGTTGAAGGTAGGCGGCAAAATGGTGATTCCTCTGGGACCTACCGATGAGCAGGTTTTATACCGTTTTACCAAAGCTTCTCCAACCGAATTTGAAAAAGAGGAATTCGGAGCCTATAAATTTGTTCCGATGCTCGGGAACACCAACCAGTAA
- a CDS encoding 3-hydroxybutyryl-CoA dehydrogenase, producing the protein MKNIVVIGAGTMGNGIAHTFAQSGFQVNLVDVSQDALDRGLKTITTNLDRIIAKGNLTEEQKSETLGNITTFTALQDAVGNADLIVEAATENQELKLKIFGQMDEFAPENCILATNTSSISITKIAAATKRANKVIGMHFMNPVPIMKLVEIIKGYSTSKETFDAIYEMSKTLGKVPVEVNDYPGFVANRILMPMINESIETLYNGVAGVEEIDTVMKLGMAHPMGPLQLADFIGLDVCLAILNVMYDGFKNPKYAPNPLLVNMVMAGKLGVKSGEGFYDYSESKKAEKVAKMFSK; encoded by the coding sequence ATCAAAAACATTGTAGTTATCGGAGCGGGAACCATGGGAAATGGTATTGCACACACTTTTGCACAAAGCGGGTTTCAAGTGAATCTTGTAGATGTTTCCCAGGATGCTTTGGACAGAGGACTGAAAACCATCACCACCAATCTTGACAGAATAATTGCAAAGGGAAACCTTACGGAAGAACAGAAATCGGAAACTTTAGGAAACATCACCACATTTACAGCTCTTCAGGATGCGGTGGGAAATGCCGACCTTATCGTAGAGGCCGCTACGGAAAACCAGGAACTGAAACTGAAAATTTTCGGACAGATGGACGAATTTGCTCCGGAAAACTGTATCCTGGCCACGAATACCTCTTCGATTTCCATTACAAAAATCGCCGCTGCTACGAAAAGAGCCAATAAGGTAATCGGAATGCATTTTATGAACCCGGTGCCAATCATGAAGCTGGTTGAGATTATCAAAGGCTACTCTACTTCCAAAGAAACTTTTGATGCGATCTATGAGATGAGCAAAACACTAGGGAAAGTGCCTGTAGAAGTAAACGATTACCCGGGATTTGTAGCCAACAGAATTCTGATGCCGATGATCAACGAATCGATTGAGACCCTGTACAACGGTGTGGCCGGAGTGGAAGAGATTGATACGGTGATGAAGCTGGGAATGGCGCATCCGATGGGACCGCTACAGCTGGCAGATTTTATTGGTCTTGATGTTTGTCTTGCGATCTTAAACGTGATGTACGACGGTTTCAAAAACCCTAAATATGCACCGAATCCTCTATTGGTAAATATGGTGATGGCCGGAAAGCTGGGTGTGAAATCGGGAGAAGGGTTCTATGATTATTCCGAAAGCAAAAAAGCTGAAAAAGTAGCGAAAATGTTTTCAAAATAA
- a CDS encoding Gfo/Idh/MocA family protein, whose protein sequence is MLKAGLVGAGHLGKIHLRLLNQSDKYEFIGFHDKDAENGRKLEAEFGYRYFENFDELLEQIDMLDIVTPTVYHYDYALKAIERGLHFFIEKPVTQTLEQAEEILRKCEEKGIKAQVGHVERYNPAFVATKEYIKHPMFIEIHRLAEFNPRGTDVSVVLDLMIHDLDILLSIVKSKVKNLDASGVCVVSKTPDIANARIEFENGCVANLTTSRISMKAMRKSRFFQKDAYISVDFLEKKAEVIRMKDAPENPTPFDMIIENAEGEKNQILFEYPNIQPNNAILDELNSFADSITENKHVEVSIGDGTEALKVALEIMKLIS, encoded by the coding sequence ATGTTAAAAGCAGGTTTGGTAGGCGCCGGACATTTGGGAAAAATCCATTTAAGACTTCTTAATCAATCGGATAAATACGAATTTATAGGGTTTCACGATAAAGATGCGGAGAACGGACGAAAACTGGAGGCAGAATTCGGATACCGGTATTTTGAAAACTTCGATGAGTTGCTGGAGCAGATCGATATGCTGGATATTGTGACCCCTACGGTTTACCATTACGATTATGCATTGAAAGCCATCGAAAGAGGCCTTCATTTTTTCATTGAAAAACCGGTCACCCAAACGCTGGAACAGGCGGAAGAAATCCTTCGGAAATGCGAAGAAAAAGGGATTAAAGCACAGGTAGGGCATGTGGAGCGGTATAATCCTGCATTTGTTGCCACAAAAGAATACATCAAGCATCCGATGTTTATCGAGATCCACCGTCTGGCAGAGTTCAACCCTCGTGGGACCGATGTTTCCGTTGTGCTGGACCTGATGATCCACGATCTGGATATTCTGCTGAGCATCGTAAAATCGAAAGTAAAAAACCTCGACGCAAGCGGTGTTTGTGTCGTAAGCAAAACCCCGGATATTGCCAATGCGAGAATTGAATTTGAAAACGGCTGTGTCGCGAACTTAACGACTTCCAGAATTTCCATGAAAGCCATGAGAAAGAGCCGTTTCTTTCAGAAGGATGCTTATATTTCGGTGGATTTCCTTGAGAAAAAAGCGGAAGTGATCCGGATGAAAGATGCTCCCGAAAACCCTACTCCATTCGATATGATTATTGAAAATGCGGAAGGCGAAAAAAATCAGATTTTATTTGAATATCCGAATATTCAGCCGAACAATGCCATCCTAGATGAGCTGAACTCTTTTGCCGATTCGATTACCGAAAATAAGCATGTTGAAGTTTCTATCGGAGACGGAACGGAAGCGTTGAAAGTCGCTTTGGAGATTATGAAGCTGATTTCATAG
- a CDS encoding IS4 family transposase, translating into MSSRDFTRKRKLSFSNTLLFMLNFITKSLSCEIVNFIHYIRSLGQTQNTFTKSAYVQNRKKIKPEVFIHLNKRLVEEFYTDNSAVQTKFNGLRLLAIDGSRINLPQTRELEEIYGVSKNQTSHTCVQAKACVLYDTINKICLKGVLSSIDTDERLQALELLAHCCHNDLLLYDRGFASFDFFYQHHKRNFNYLMRVKVGLNQTIKDFVKSGISSMITDFKPSPNVDLSGKDYGRDYTFKVRLLRVVLDNGTIEVLATSLLDEACYPSEIFKALYFERWGIETYFDEIKNKLHLEEFSGYSNNSILQDFYSTLLVSNIQTLIVRELEQELNEVDTKKKYRYKVNTSLSYSLMKNRILNLLFSNVKKEDIVAELKILFASHMIPVRPKRSFKRNILKYRVRAKPKVTKNYKKNL; encoded by the coding sequence ATGAGTAGCAGAGATTTCACCCGCAAAAGGAAGTTGAGCTTTTCAAATACGCTTTTGTTTATGCTCAACTTCATTACCAAAAGCCTGTCCTGTGAGATTGTAAATTTCATTCACTATATAAGATCTTTGGGCCAGACACAGAATACTTTTACAAAAAGTGCATACGTACAGAACAGAAAAAAGATAAAGCCCGAGGTTTTTATTCATCTGAACAAGCGGCTTGTGGAAGAATTCTATACAGATAATTCTGCAGTACAGACCAAATTCAATGGTCTTCGTCTGTTGGCTATTGATGGTTCGAGAATTAATCTACCTCAAACCCGAGAGCTGGAAGAGATTTATGGTGTATCCAAAAACCAGACTTCTCATACCTGCGTACAGGCCAAAGCCTGCGTACTGTATGATACAATCAATAAAATCTGTTTAAAAGGGGTACTTTCTTCTATAGATACTGATGAACGTTTACAGGCTCTTGAGCTGTTGGCTCATTGTTGCCATAATGATCTGCTGCTATATGACCGTGGTTTTGCTTCATTTGATTTCTTTTATCAGCATCACAAAAGAAATTTTAACTACCTTATGCGCGTAAAAGTAGGTTTGAACCAAACCATAAAAGATTTCGTCAAAAGCGGAATATCCAGTATGATAACAGACTTTAAGCCTTCTCCCAACGTAGATCTGTCAGGAAAAGATTATGGTAGAGACTATACTTTTAAGGTAAGATTGTTGCGTGTCGTACTGGATAATGGCACCATCGAAGTTCTTGCAACCTCTCTTTTAGATGAGGCTTGTTATCCTTCGGAGATTTTCAAAGCCCTATATTTTGAACGCTGGGGCATAGAAACCTATTTTGATGAAATCAAAAACAAGCTTCACCTGGAGGAATTTTCCGGTTACTCAAACAACAGCATCTTACAGGATTTCTATTCTACTTTGCTTGTAAGCAATATACAGACCCTTATTGTCAGAGAACTCGAACAGGAGCTTAATGAAGTTGATACGAAAAAGAAGTACCGGTACAAAGTCAATACTTCCCTTTCTTACAGCTTGATGAAAAACAGAATTTTGAATTTGCTCTTTAGCAATGTAAAAAAAGAGGATATAGTGGCAGAGCTTAAAATTCTTTTTGCTTCTCATATGATCCCCGTCAGACCCAAAAGATCCTTTAAAAGGAATATTTTAAAATACAGAGTCAGAGCGAAACCAAAGGTCACTAAAAACTATAAAAAAAATCTATAA
- a CDS encoding cellulase family glycosylhydrolase: protein MKRAILLSAFLLSQFGTSQLLKTQGQKIVNDKGENIQLRGLGLGGWMLQEGYMLKTADFAGPQYKIKEKIAELIGEDGMNAFYKAYLKNGITKQDIDFLKKAGFNSIRLPMHYNLYTLPIEKEPVKGQNTWLKEGFDMTDDLLKWCADNKMYLILDLHAAPGGQGNDVNISDNDKSKPSLWESEENQKKTIALWKKLAERYKDEPWIGGYDLINEPNINFTGKNPNGTDEMSNAPLWKLQKEITEAIRTVDQKHLIIIEGNGWGNNYNGLTPLWDNNMVFSFHKYWNNNDDATLKFALDLREKHNAPIWLGETGENSNVWFTELIQLLDKHNIGYAFWPMKKIDNIAGITNVKITPEYEKLLHYWKNGGEKPSKEFAEKALMQIADNYKFSNVEIKNDVIDAMFRQTTDGSTKPFKNLQAPGKISATDYDLGRMGAAYLDKDFINLWVSDPAKRSEWNSGNQLRNDGVDIYKGKNKEYYVGKTESGEWIQYTIQSKAGKAYTFDISYASKNPAKIRIEEASGKQLGSLSLQSTGGNEIWKTASVKGINLQKGENKIRIYFENDGVNLKSIEVK from the coding sequence ATGAAACGAGCCATCCTATTATCCGCTTTTTTATTGTCTCAATTTGGGACATCACAGCTTCTAAAAACGCAGGGTCAGAAAATCGTTAACGACAAAGGTGAAAATATACAGTTGAGAGGCCTTGGCCTCGGCGGATGGATGCTGCAGGAAGGCTATATGCTGAAAACAGCCGATTTTGCCGGTCCGCAATATAAAATCAAAGAAAAGATCGCAGAGCTTATTGGCGAAGACGGGATGAATGCATTTTACAAAGCGTATCTTAAAAACGGAATCACCAAACAGGATATCGATTTCCTAAAAAAAGCGGGATTCAATTCGATCCGGCTTCCGATGCATTATAATCTTTATACTTTGCCTATTGAAAAGGAACCGGTAAAAGGACAGAATACCTGGCTGAAAGAAGGTTTTGATATGACGGATGACCTTCTGAAATGGTGTGCCGACAATAAAATGTACCTGATCCTGGATCTTCATGCTGCTCCCGGCGGACAGGGAAATGATGTGAATATCTCCGACAACGATAAATCGAAGCCGTCCCTCTGGGAAAGCGAAGAGAATCAGAAAAAAACAATTGCGCTCTGGAAAAAACTGGCGGAACGGTATAAAGATGAGCCCTGGATCGGCGGTTACGACCTGATCAATGAGCCGAATATCAACTTTACCGGCAAAAACCCGAACGGAACTGATGAGATGTCCAATGCACCACTGTGGAAACTGCAGAAAGAAATCACCGAAGCCATCCGTACAGTGGATCAAAAGCACCTCATTATTATCGAAGGAAACGGATGGGGAAACAATTATAACGGTTTAACCCCGCTTTGGGACAACAATATGGTGTTCAGCTTCCACAAATACTGGAACAACAATGATGATGCAACGCTGAAATTTGCCCTGGATCTGAGAGAAAAGCATAATGCGCCGATCTGGCTGGGAGAAACAGGAGAAAATTCCAACGTATGGTTTACGGAACTGATCCAGTTGCTGGATAAGCACAACATCGGCTATGCCTTCTGGCCGATGAAAAAGATCGACAATATCGCGGGAATTACCAATGTAAAAATTACACCGGAATATGAGAAGCTTCTTCACTATTGGAAAAACGGTGGCGAAAAACCGTCGAAGGAATTTGCTGAAAAAGCATTGATGCAGATCGCCGATAATTACAAGTTCAGTAACGTGGAGATTAAAAATGATGTCATCGATGCGATGTTCAGGCAAACTACCGACGGCTCTACCAAACCGTTCAAAAACCTTCAGGCTCCGGGGAAAATTTCTGCAACGGATTATGATTTGGGAAGAATGGGCGCTGCTTATCTGGATAAGGATTTCATCAACCTGTGGGTAAGCGACCCGGCAAAAAGATCCGAATGGAATTCCGGTAACCAGCTGAGAAACGATGGGGTTGATATTTATAAAGGAAAAAACAAGGAGTATTATGTCGGAAAAACGGAGAGCGGCGAATGGATTCAGTATACGATCCAGTCGAAAGCCGGCAAAGCTTATACTTTCGACATCAGTTACGCCAGTAAAAATCCGGCAAAAATCCGGATCGAAGAAGCTTCCGGAAAACAGCTTGGAAGCCTCTCACTACAGTCTACGGGTGGAAATGAAATCTGGAAAACGGCTTCTGTGAAAGGCATCAACCTTCAGAAAGGGGAAAACAAAATCCGGATTTATTTTGAAAATGATGGCGTCAACCTAAAAAGTATCGAAGTAAAATAA
- a CDS encoding prevent-host-death protein, with protein MDTNRFKASQDFSNTQKNLQDNPDYQAANYSQQVKDYISDRKSQKQEATKEGFMNHTRRTAREIWEEIEELASDAWDEHEREEK; from the coding sequence ATGGATACGAATAGATTTAAAGCATCACAGGATTTCAGCAACACTCAGAAAAATCTGCAGGATAACCCCGATTACCAGGCCGCAAACTATTCTCAGCAGGTAAAAGATTATATCAGCGACAGGAAAAGCCAGAAACAGGAGGCCACTAAGGAGGGATTCATGAACCATACCCGGAGGACAGCCCGTGAAATATGGGAAGAAATTGAAGAACTGGCTTCCGATGCCTGGGACGAACATGAACGCGAAGAAAAATAA
- a CDS encoding DUF5362 family protein yields MEQSPFEQFEELRINAAAKSFLGEAAKWTTYLSILGYIGIGFMVLAAIVLFAVGSSISMGPMAGGIWMGVFYLALAAFYFIPINLLYKFSSNMKTALHSNDQASLVKAFEYLKSHYKFIGILTIVLIGIYILAVVGIVLTGMSGMR; encoded by the coding sequence ATGGAACAATCTCCTTTTGAACAGTTTGAAGAATTAAGAATTAATGCAGCGGCAAAATCCTTTTTGGGTGAAGCGGCAAAATGGACCACCTATTTATCGATCCTGGGCTATATCGGTATCGGCTTTATGGTACTGGCTGCCATTGTGCTGTTCGCAGTTGGCTCGTCCATCAGCATGGGGCCGATGGCCGGCGGAATCTGGATGGGAGTCTTTTACCTGGCTCTTGCGGCGTTTTATTTTATCCCGATCAACCTGCTGTATAAGTTTTCTTCGAATATGAAAACAGCATTACATTCTAACGATCAGGCAAGCTTGGTAAAAGCTTTTGAATATTTAAAATCGCATTACAAGTTTATAGGAATTCTTACGATTGTTTTAATCGGAATTTATATTCTTGCTGTCGTCGGTATTGTTTTAACCGGAATGAGCGGTATGAGATAG
- the bla-A gene encoding CGA/CIA family class A beta-lactamase, which yields MKKTALLFLLISAFSFAQQFVLEKKINSIIKNKKATVGVSVLGFENGFQYSKNGGKKLPMQSVFKFHIAAAVLHEVDRGKLSLDQKIQLNRTNLLENTWSPLRDKYPAGHVDIPLSEIIEFTVAKSDNNGCDILLALLGGTQAVQQFMNSKGVKDFQIRYNEEEMHKDWNAQYQNYTTTVSATDALKKLYDGKLLSKKLTDYLIKVMLSTSTGTNKLVGQLPKDTPVARKTGSSGKNNAGLTGAENEIGIVTLPNGKHYAIAVFVSNSTETDVVNCKMISDISKSVWDYFNK from the coding sequence ATGAAAAAAACAGCATTGCTATTTCTCCTGATTTCAGCATTTTCATTTGCCCAGCAATTCGTTCTGGAAAAGAAAATCAATTCAATTATAAAAAATAAAAAAGCAACCGTGGGTGTTTCGGTCCTGGGTTTTGAAAATGGTTTTCAATACAGTAAAAACGGTGGCAAGAAACTTCCGATGCAGAGTGTCTTTAAATTTCACATCGCAGCAGCCGTTTTACATGAAGTGGATCGAGGAAAACTCTCACTGGATCAGAAAATCCAGTTAAACCGAACCAATTTACTGGAAAATACATGGTCGCCGCTTCGGGATAAATACCCTGCCGGTCATGTGGATATCCCTCTAAGCGAAATCATTGAATTTACCGTAGCGAAGAGCGATAACAACGGATGTGATATCCTGCTGGCATTACTCGGTGGAACACAGGCCGTTCAGCAGTTTATGAATTCCAAAGGAGTAAAGGATTTTCAGATCAGGTACAATGAAGAAGAAATGCATAAAGACTGGAATGCCCAATACCAAAATTATACAACGACGGTTTCTGCAACGGATGCCCTGAAAAAATTGTATGATGGGAAATTACTTTCTAAAAAGTTAACGGATTATTTGATAAAAGTCATGCTTTCTACTTCCACGGGAACCAATAAACTGGTCGGGCAGCTTCCGAAAGATACGCCTGTAGCCCGGAAAACGGGATCTTCCGGAAAGAATAATGCCGGTCTTACAGGTGCTGAAAACGAAATCGGAATCGTTACTCTGCCTAATGGCAAGCATTATGCAATAGCTGTATTTGTCAGTAACTCAACGGAAACGGATGTAGTGAACTGTAAGATGATCTCGGATATTTCAAAGTCGGTCTGGGATTATTTTAATAAGTAA
- a CDS encoding META domain-containing protein gives MKNLFLSIGLAAVLVSCGATAGSSAKLGKAQPALSGTKWALADNVKGKIPTLNIDGEKINGNAGCNNYFGTARVEPSTGNFSVGQMGSTRMACDNMSVEKNFMDMMGKANKYVVTGNVLELYQDNLLLLKFNKAQ, from the coding sequence ATGAAAAATCTTTTTTTAAGTATAGGTCTGGCAGCGGTTTTGGTTTCCTGTGGTGCAACCGCAGGTTCTTCTGCAAAATTAGGAAAGGCACAGCCCGCTCTTTCAGGAACGAAATGGGCGCTGGCCGATAATGTGAAAGGAAAAATTCCTACACTGAATATAGACGGTGAAAAAATTAACGGAAATGCGGGATGCAACAACTACTTCGGGACCGCCAGGGTAGAGCCTTCCACCGGAAATTTCTCTGTCGGGCAGATGGGTTCCACAAGAATGGCGTGCGATAACATGAGCGTCGAGAAAAACTTTATGGATATGATGGGGAAAGCCAACAAATATGTGGTTACCGGAAATGTACTCGAACTGTACCAGGATAACCTCCTACTCCTGAAATTTAATAAAGCGCAATAA